The following proteins are encoded in a genomic region of Drosophila willistoni isolate 14030-0811.24 chromosome 3R, UCI_dwil_1.1, whole genome shotgun sequence:
- the LOC6647238 gene encoding ubiquitin-conjugating enzyme E2 4 gives MASSNGVVVNTTSPMVGRRLHRDVNRLMASAHRTTVDDDMVNLNVLFEGPMGTAYSGGVWNVSVVMPQDYPLKSPRVRFVTKILHPNIDFTTGLVCMNVFKQAWSPSYDLVNIFDTFLPQLLRNPNPNDPLNYRAAAMMKRSEHAFYEQVIVCLKMYALPSVMPNRAQNGDELEKRSSDLSLSDLLSDHDE, from the coding sequence ATGGCCAGCAGTAATGGAGTCGTTGTGAATACAACATCGCCCATGGTCGGTCGTCGTTTGCATCGCGATGTGAATCGTCTAATGGCCTCGGCTCATCGTACCACAGTTGATGATGATATGGTTAATTTGAATGTACTCTTCGAGGGACCGATGGGTACTGCCTATTCGGGTGGCGTTTGGAATGTGAGTGTGGTCATGCCACAGGACTATCCCTTGAAGTCTCCACGTGTGCGTTTCGTTACCAAGATATTGCATCCAAATATTGACTTTACTACAGGTCTAGTATGCATGAATGTATTTAAGCAGGCCTGGTCGCCTAGCTATGATCTAGTTAACATATTTGATACGTTTCTGCCTCAATTATTGCGAAATCCGAATCCTAACGACCCATTAAACTATCGTGCTGCCGCAATGATGAAACGCTCTGAGCATGCCTTTTATGAACAAGTCATTGTGTGTCTCAAGATGTATGCTCTGCCCAGTGTTATGCCCAATCGGGCCCAGAATGGAGATGAACTGGAGAAACGTTCATCGGATCTAAGTTTATCAGACCTCCTGTCCGATCATGATGAATGA
- the LOC6647237 gene encoding probable citrate synthase, mitochondrial, which translates to MVKSLMSQRATELTRLAFGQWKTAHQPRCLVPHRKYSDGANLKEVLAKQVPQEREKMMGLKCLHGDKKLGDIKLSNVMGGMRGLMLLMCDTSYVDPNKGIFYRGMTLKDVVKDLPRVQEGSKEGTPEGAFWLLTTGKMPNKGQAEGLTKEWNKRGNVPRYCQRLLDSMDQRIHPMAQLCAASSCLDAESKFVKAYRKGVKRAKYWEYIYEDAMDLCAMMPPVAAIIYCNAFKDGAGSRELNPKEDWSGNFCRMCGYKDKNFIDLMRLYFVLHADHESGNVSAHATQLVGSALSSPYLSFSAGMAGLAGPLHGLANQEVLIWLQEMIKEIGDDPKDDEIITYVNETLKGGKVVPGYGHAVLRQTDPRFELQNDFAMKNCKDDKNVKLVTRLWKLIPEILKKLGKVANPYPNVDAHSGVLLQHYGLKEMQYYTVLFGVSRVLGVMAQTIWARALGAPIERPKSFTSDFLCKFLQDKGDDKKAGGGKKK; encoded by the exons atggTGAAGTCCCTGATGTCTCAGCGAGCCACTGAATTGACTAGATTGGCCTTTGGCCAATGGAAG ACAGCACATCAGCCCCGCTGCTTGGTCCCTCATAGAAAGTATTCCGATGGAGCCAATCTGAAGGAGGTTTTGGCCAAACAAGTTCCACAAGAGCGAGAGAAGATGATGGGCCTAAAGTGTCTGCATGGCGACAAGAAGCTCGGCGACATTAAACTTTCTAATGTGATGGGTGGCATGCGAGGATTAATGTTGCTTATGTGCGACACATCGTATGTGGACCCCAATAAGGGTATATTTTACCGGGGCATGACGCTCAAGGACGTGGTCAAAGATTTGCCACGCGTCCAGGAGGGCAGCAAGGAGGGAACACCAGAGGGAGCCTTTTGGCTGTTAACAACCGGTAAAATGCCAAACAAAGGTCAAGCCGAAGGACTGACCAAAGAATGGAACAAGCGGGGCAATGTTCCGCGCTATTGCCAGCGCCTTTTGGATTCCATGGATCAACGAATCCATCCCATGGCCCAGCTGTGTGCTGCCAGTTCCTGTTTGGACGCGGAAAGCAAATTCGTTAAGGCCTACAGGAAGGGAGTCAAAAGAGCAAAGTATTGGGAATACATTTATGAGGACGCAATGGATCTGTGCGCCATGATGCCCCCAGTAGCTGCAATCATCTATTGTAATGCATTTAAGGACGGTGCTGGATCTCGAGAGTTAAATCCAAAGGAGGATTGGTCCGGAAACTTTTGTCGCATGTGTGGCTACAAGGACAAGAACTTTATTGACTTGATGCGACTCTATTTTGTCCTGCATGCCGATCACGAAAGTGGAAATGTCTCGGCTCATGCCACCCAGTTGGTGGGATCAGCTTTAAGCAGTCCTTATCTATCATTCTCGGCGGGCATGGCTGGTTTGGCAGGACCTTTGCATGGCCTGGCCAACCAGGAGGTATTGATCTGGTTGCAAGAAATGATCAAGGAAATTGGCGATGATCCCAAAGACGATGAGATAATTACTTATGTGAATGAGACTCTAAAAGGTGGAAAGGTGGTCCCCGGCTACGGGCATGCAGTACTCCGTCAGACTGATCCACGTTTCGAGTTGCAGAACGACTTTGCCATGAAGAATTGCAAGGATGACAAGAATGTGAAATTGGTCACCCGACTGTGGAAACTGATTCCCGAGATATTGAAGAAACTGGGCAAAGTGGCCAATCCGTATCCAAATGTGGACGCCCATTCCGGTGTCCTGTTGCAGCATTATGGCTTGAAGGAGATGCAATACTATACAGTTCTCTTTGGTGTATCTCGGGTCTTGGGCGTAATGGCACAAACCATATGGGCCCGAGCCTTGGGCGCACCCATCGAACGTCCCAAATCCTTTACCTCTGATTTTCTATGCAAATTCCTCCAGGATAAGGGCGATGACAAGAAAGCTGGaggtggcaaaaaaaaatga